The proteins below are encoded in one region of Syntrophotalea carbinolica DSM 2380:
- a CDS encoding metal-sulfur cluster assembly factor, translating to MKVSTARRIWRRILLALLFCGVGYGFTLIPGMVMEYTVKRQTAERREAAAPPVSQAPPAAPSRQTEQSPSAPLPAEPAATRAETMESDQPALASDPAHEAIIQALKTVIDPELGINIVDLGLIRDIADHGAEGLTITMIPTSPLCPYLKQLVAAIKTKVGHLAVQQKVQVTVDMKHRWTPDNLSAAGRRHFFGSKP from the coding sequence ATGAAGGTATCGACAGCCCGTCGCATATGGCGACGCATATTACTGGCGTTGCTCTTCTGCGGTGTCGGCTATGGATTCACGCTTATTCCCGGCATGGTCATGGAGTACACGGTAAAGCGGCAAACTGCCGAGCGCAGAGAAGCCGCCGCACCACCGGTCTCTCAAGCACCCCCGGCGGCGCCCTCCCGCCAGACCGAACAGAGTCCCTCCGCTCCCCTCCCGGCGGAACCCGCTGCAACCCGGGCGGAAACGATGGAAAGCGATCAACCGGCTCTCGCAAGTGATCCGGCACATGAGGCGATCATACAGGCGTTGAAAACCGTCATCGACCCTGAGCTCGGCATCAATATCGTCGATCTGGGCCTGATTCGCGACATTGCGGACCACGGTGCGGAAGGGCTGACCATCACGATGATTCCGACCTCCCCGCTATGCCCGTACCTCAAACAGCTTGTCGCGGCCATCAAAACAAAGGTCGGGCACCTTGCCGTTCAGCAAAAAGTGCAGGTCACCGTCGACATGAAGCACCGCTGGACGCCCGACAATTTATCCGCCGCCGGCCGCCGCCATTTTTTCGGGAGCAAACCATGA
- a CDS encoding methyl-accepting chemotaxis protein: protein MNFKDLSLTAKIAVGCGVPLVLLLVLGGISYNGMSGLLESAQLVDHGHVAVEQSKDLEKVILQMQLGQKGYLISGKEAMLALYKEGEQVVGERIAELKGLVAERPNQIALLDEIATLADRWRTEAAEPEILARERIDMSAEERRERAKTEGDSGMVKVEEVLDPATLRQYQKLFGSVTGLSNMVAEHDGSPVRMQSLNEFSTFCFGLVRQSQKGAVACQKEDAKGGRVSGETGKPYAYECHAGLVDFAVPIMVDGRQIGSWLGGQVLTKKPDDARYRKLAKELNIDPDAMVKAVHEIPVLSKVKVEQSMEFLSLLAQTMSKLGNNLRLWQILTDRVESGVGDGIMNEMREKLDLFITAEIDQVKTVQAQAEARTTSTKVLILACALVALVIGCAVSVFIVRSITGPIAKAMTLAEDLSRGDFSKRLNLKQADEVGQLSESLDRMAEMLGQNDATLKANLKNLNDVLAQVDSISLSMDHSSHTLSDSGQSLSQAATEAASSLEEISAALTQIGAQTKDTVENAGMANTLSATSLEVATAGKEQMDDMLNAMGAIHDSSQNIVKITKVIDEIAFQTNLLSLNAAVEAARAGQHGKGFAVVAEEVRNLAVRSAKAAHEISDLILNSVGKVENGNRLAGETSEALVKIVDATAKTAAIVKEISDAASEQAAGIDQISQGLSQVDGATQMVTATSEESAATSEELAGMATNLRTIIEKQRGNMDGDTSQTAAIDSVQNKQRLLPPA from the coding sequence ATGAATTTCAAAGACCTTAGCCTGACCGCAAAGATTGCCGTCGGATGCGGCGTACCGCTCGTACTGCTGCTGGTTCTCGGCGGTATCAGCTACAACGGAATGTCCGGCCTGCTGGAATCGGCACAACTGGTCGACCACGGCCATGTGGCCGTGGAACAGTCCAAAGACCTGGAAAAGGTGATTCTGCAAATGCAGCTTGGACAAAAGGGTTACCTGATTTCCGGGAAGGAAGCGATGCTGGCCCTTTACAAGGAAGGCGAGCAAGTGGTGGGTGAGCGCATAGCCGAGCTTAAGGGCCTGGTTGCGGAGCGCCCCAACCAGATCGCCCTGCTGGATGAAATCGCGACCCTTGCCGATCGCTGGCGCACCGAAGCGGCCGAGCCGGAGATCCTGGCACGAGAGCGCATCGACATGAGCGCGGAGGAGCGACGCGAGCGCGCCAAAACCGAGGGCGACAGCGGCATGGTCAAAGTCGAGGAGGTTCTCGACCCAGCGACCCTGCGCCAATACCAGAAACTGTTCGGCTCCGTGACCGGTTTGAGCAACATGGTCGCCGAACATGACGGCTCCCCCGTGCGCATGCAAAGCCTCAACGAATTTTCCACCTTTTGTTTCGGCCTGGTCCGGCAGAGCCAAAAAGGCGCCGTGGCCTGCCAGAAGGAGGATGCCAAAGGGGGCCGCGTCTCTGGCGAAACAGGCAAACCCTATGCCTACGAGTGCCACGCCGGCCTGGTCGATTTTGCCGTTCCGATTATGGTGGACGGCCGCCAGATCGGTTCCTGGCTGGGTGGCCAGGTGCTGACCAAAAAACCGGACGATGCGCGCTATCGCAAGCTGGCAAAGGAGCTGAACATCGACCCCGACGCCATGGTTAAAGCGGTCCACGAAATCCCCGTCCTGTCCAAAGTAAAAGTCGAACAATCGATGGAGTTTTTAAGCCTGCTGGCCCAGACCATGTCGAAGCTCGGCAACAACCTGCGACTCTGGCAGATTCTCACCGATCGGGTTGAATCGGGGGTGGGCGACGGCATCATGAATGAAATGCGGGAAAAACTCGACCTGTTCATTACGGCGGAAATCGACCAGGTCAAAACCGTCCAGGCGCAGGCAGAGGCCCGTACCACCAGCACTAAAGTGCTGATCCTGGCTTGTGCCCTGGTGGCCCTGGTGATAGGATGCGCTGTCTCGGTATTTATCGTCCGCAGCATCACCGGTCCCATTGCCAAAGCCATGACCCTTGCTGAAGATCTGAGCCGGGGCGATTTCTCCAAGCGCCTGAATCTGAAACAGGCCGATGAAGTCGGCCAGCTTTCCGAATCCCTGGACCGCATGGCCGAGATGCTCGGACAGAACGACGCGACCTTGAAGGCCAATCTGAAAAACCTTAACGATGTGCTTGCGCAAGTCGACAGTATCTCCCTGAGCATGGACCACAGTTCGCACACCTTGAGCGACTCGGGACAGTCGTTGTCCCAGGCCGCCACCGAGGCTGCCAGCTCGCTGGAAGAGATCTCCGCCGCCCTCACCCAGATCGGGGCCCAGACCAAAGACACGGTGGAAAACGCGGGCATGGCCAACACCCTCAGTGCGACTTCGCTGGAGGTGGCCACAGCCGGCAAAGAACAGATGGACGACATGCTCAATGCCATGGGTGCCATCCACGATTCAAGCCAGAACATCGTCAAAATCACCAAGGTTATCGACGAAATCGCTTTCCAGACCAATCTTTTGTCCCTCAACGCAGCCGTGGAAGCTGCCCGCGCCGGACAGCACGGCAAGGGATTCGCCGTCGTCGCCGAAGAGGTACGCAATCTGGCCGTGCGCAGCGCCAAAGCCGCCCACGAAATCAGCGATCTGATCCTGAACTCCGTCGGCAAGGTGGAAAACGGCAACAGGCTGGCCGGCGAAACCTCTGAAGCACTGGTAAAAATTGTCGATGCGACCGCCAAGACAGCTGCCATCGTCAAGGAGATCTCCGATGCCGCCAGCGAGCAGGCTGCTGGTATCGACCAGATTTCCCAGGGCTTGTCCCAGGTCGACGGGGCCACCCAGATGGTTACCGCCACCTCCGAAGAATCGGCGGCTACCTCGGAGGAATTGGCCGGCATGGCGACGAATCTCCGCACCATCATCGAAAAACAGCGCGGCAACATGGACGGCGACACCTCCCAGACCGCCGCAATAGACAGCGTCCAGAACAAGCAACGGCTGTTGCCGCCGGCATAA
- a CDS encoding arsenate reductase ArsC, whose product MKIRVLFLSTQNSCRSQMAEGLANHCLGERVSAVSAGTEASSVHPSALAVMSEVGIDISGQHAKSAEGFSEETFDFVISLLGESGEKCKVHGAGSYCGRCGEPCPHLEKSSHGGERVFLLGYPDPSQLVGDEEQILTAFRNSRDAIKAGLERFFEDK is encoded by the coding sequence GTGAAAATCAGAGTCCTGTTTTTAAGTACCCAAAACTCCTGCCGCTCCCAAATGGCCGAGGGGCTGGCCAACCACTGCCTGGGGGAGCGGGTTTCGGCTGTTTCCGCCGGGACCGAAGCAAGCTCCGTCCATCCTTCGGCCCTGGCCGTTATGTCCGAGGTCGGCATCGACATCTCCGGTCAACATGCAAAGAGTGCCGAGGGTTTTTCCGAGGAGACTTTTGATTTTGTCATCAGTCTGTTGGGAGAGAGTGGGGAGAAGTGCAAAGTTCATGGTGCCGGCAGTTACTGCGGGCGTTGCGGCGAACCTTGCCCACATCTTGAAAAATCGAGTCACGGGGGCGAGCGCGTGTTTCTCCTTGGCTATCCCGATCCATCTCAGCTTGTCGGTGATGAGGAACAGATTTTGACGGCATTCCGGAACTCGCGAGATGCGATCAAAGCCGGTCTTGAGCGGTTTTTCGAGGACAAGTAG
- a CDS encoding HD domain-containing protein, with product MDYLKGRIVKLLVDYFEDDFRRIQHAVSVLHHAENIMEGYDNYDSDVVIAAALLHDVGIKPSECVLGYNNGKTQEQYGPPVAREMLIGIDFPPDKLQKVVDIIGNHHSPSRYDYPELAILKDADRIVNRQEEG from the coding sequence ATGGACTATCTCAAGGGACGGATCGTAAAACTGCTGGTTGATTATTTCGAAGACGATTTTCGGCGTATTCAGCATGCCGTCAGTGTTTTGCACCACGCCGAAAATATTATGGAAGGCTATGATAATTACGATTCCGATGTGGTGATCGCCGCGGCGCTGCTGCATGATGTGGGCATCAAGCCATCGGAATGCGTGCTCGGCTACAACAACGGCAAGACCCAGGAGCAGTATGGACCGCCCGTGGCCCGCGAAATGCTGATCGGTATCGATTTCCCGCCCGACAAGTTGCAGAAGGTTGTCGACATCATCGGCAACCATCATTCGCCGTCGCGTTACGATTACCCCGAACTGGCGATTCTCAAGGACGCTGATCGCATCGTCAATCGCCAGGAAGAAGGCTAA
- a CDS encoding FKBP-type peptidyl-prolyl cis-trans isomerase — protein sequence MKYFFCSLLALTCIPAVVSAQDAPQLQTPEARASYSLGHKIGSDFKAQNIVVDPDLVAQGLKDALAGQTPALSEDQQREALKELQKRVAARQQMMKNQVADKNLWEGRAFLNKNRQKPGIISSATGLQYKVLDAGAGKRPGLQDRVTVHYRGRLLDGTEFDSSYKRGKPATFPVQGVIRGWTEALLMMKPGAKWQLFIPPDLAYGKKGSHGIGPNATLIFDVELLEIN from the coding sequence ATGAAATATTTTTTTTGTTCACTGCTCGCACTGACATGCATTCCCGCCGTCGTTTCGGCGCAGGACGCACCGCAACTGCAGACCCCTGAAGCCAGGGCCAGCTATAGCCTCGGCCATAAAATCGGCAGTGATTTTAAGGCGCAGAATATCGTCGTGGACCCCGACCTGGTAGCGCAGGGGTTAAAGGATGCCCTGGCCGGGCAGACTCCGGCCCTTTCCGAGGATCAGCAGCGCGAAGCCTTAAAGGAATTGCAGAAGCGGGTGGCCGCTCGCCAGCAGATGATGAAAAACCAGGTAGCGGATAAGAATCTTTGGGAAGGCAGGGCGTTTCTGAATAAGAACCGGCAGAAACCCGGGATTATAAGCAGCGCCACCGGCCTGCAATACAAGGTGCTTGATGCCGGCGCGGGCAAACGCCCCGGCCTGCAGGACCGCGTGACAGTGCACTATCGCGGCCGTTTGCTGGACGGAACCGAGTTTGACAGTTCCTACAAACGCGGCAAACCGGCCACCTTTCCCGTGCAAGGCGTTATTCGCGGTTGGACGGAGGCCCTGCTGATGATGAAACCCGGGGCCAAATGGCAGCTTTTCATTCCGCCGGACCTCGCCTACGGTAAAAAGGGCAGCCACGGCATCGGCCCCAATGCGACATTGATTTTTGATGTGGAGTTGTTGGAGATCAATTGA
- a CDS encoding sulfite exporter TauE/SafE family protein: MIASALTLGLSTGFFCLGTCAPVLMALFASSEESGLKHQVRGLAVFLTGRLIAYCLFGAASYAAGRALGDQGMGMTAFLPLGDVLLGGVMLIHASGYRLPHLVSCRTTSRWFRKHNLLFAAGFFTGVNLCPPFILALTQAMRSDSLLQSVAFFAVFFLTTSIYLLPFVLTGLAARFAEMRAAARLACGMGGIWFMIHGGMLFAAWIGK; the protein is encoded by the coding sequence ATGATCGCCAGCGCCTTGACCCTGGGCCTTTCAACGGGATTTTTCTGTCTGGGCACCTGTGCACCGGTACTCATGGCCCTTTTTGCCAGCAGCGAGGAATCGGGTTTAAAACATCAAGTACGCGGCCTCGCAGTTTTTCTGACAGGCAGACTGATCGCATACTGCCTGTTCGGCGCGGCCAGTTACGCCGCCGGGCGTGCCTTGGGAGATCAAGGCATGGGCATGACCGCTTTTCTGCCCTTGGGGGATGTCCTGCTTGGCGGTGTCATGCTTATCCACGCTTCAGGATACCGGCTGCCGCACCTGGTATCGTGCCGGACCACCAGCAGATGGTTCAGAAAGCACAACCTGCTGTTTGCAGCAGGTTTTTTCACCGGCGTAAACCTCTGTCCGCCGTTTATACTGGCCCTTACCCAGGCCATGCGCAGCGATTCGCTACTGCAGAGTGTGGCGTTTTTCGCGGTATTCTTTCTCACCACCTCCATCTACCTGTTGCCCTTTGTGCTAACGGGACTGGCGGCAAGGTTTGCCGAAATGCGGGCCGCAGCACGCCTGGCCTGCGGAATGGGCGGGATCTGGTTCATGATACACGGGGGCATGCTGTTCGCAGCATGGATTGGAAAGTAA
- a CDS encoding M24 family metallopeptidase, giving the protein MHPIVPLSELQNRMTRFRARMDAACPEWEMAALFGRVNQYYFTGTMQDGVLLIPREAEAVYWVRRSCERARDESLFPRIEAMNSFRDAAQGMGGCPGRIYLETELVPLALLQRFQKHFPFTEYQSVDLQLAVVRAVKSPFELEIMQRSGAVHRRILEERLPGMLREGMSEAQLAAELYPVMVEEGHHGVARFGMFQTEIVIGHVCFGPSSIYPTSFDGPGGNFGLGPAAPVLGNREHSLKKGDLVFVDIGCGVEGYHTDKTMTYMFGAPLPDEVVAVHRQCVDIQNRVAARLRPGEIPSEIYQSIMGDLSSEFLENFMGFGTRQSRFLGHGIGLLIDEFPVIAKGFDEPLEEGMVFALEPKKGIEKVGMVGIENTFLVTPAGGVCITGDHPGLMPVY; this is encoded by the coding sequence ATGCATCCCATCGTACCTTTATCGGAACTGCAAAATCGCATGACCCGGTTTCGTGCCCGAATGGACGCCGCCTGTCCCGAATGGGAAATGGCGGCCTTATTCGGCAGGGTCAATCAATATTATTTCACCGGCACCATGCAGGATGGCGTGTTGCTGATCCCCCGCGAGGCCGAAGCCGTATACTGGGTACGGCGCAGTTGCGAACGGGCCAGGGACGAATCACTGTTTCCGCGGATCGAGGCCATGAACAGCTTTCGCGACGCGGCGCAGGGCATGGGAGGCTGCCCGGGACGGATTTATCTGGAAACGGAGCTGGTGCCGCTGGCGTTGCTGCAGCGTTTTCAGAAACACTTTCCGTTCACCGAATATCAATCCGTCGATCTGCAGCTGGCCGTGGTACGGGCGGTCAAAAGCCCTTTCGAGTTGGAGATCATGCAGCGTTCCGGGGCAGTGCACCGTCGTATCCTCGAGGAACGCCTGCCCGGCATGCTGCGCGAGGGGATGAGCGAAGCGCAACTGGCTGCGGAACTGTATCCGGTAATGGTTGAGGAAGGCCATCACGGAGTGGCCCGTTTCGGCATGTTTCAGACCGAAATCGTCATCGGCCATGTCTGTTTCGGCCCGAGTTCCATCTACCCGACTTCCTTCGACGGTCCCGGCGGAAATTTCGGCCTGGGACCGGCAGCCCCGGTGCTGGGCAACCGCGAGCATTCTCTTAAAAAGGGCGACCTGGTGTTTGTCGATATCGGTTGCGGGGTCGAAGGCTACCATACCGACAAAACCATGACTTACATGTTCGGCGCACCCTTGCCCGACGAGGTGGTTGCGGTGCACAGACAGTGTGTCGATATTCAGAACCGGGTGGCGGCGCGATTACGCCCCGGTGAGATCCCTTCGGAGATTTATCAGTCCATCATGGGGGATCTGAGTTCGGAGTTCCTTGAGAATTTTATGGGCTTCGGCACGCGTCAGTCGCGTTTCCTCGGTCACGGTATCGGATTGCTTATCGATGAATTTCCGGTCATCGCCAAAGGTTTCGACGAGCCGCTGGAGGAGGGGATGGTTTTTGCCCTGGAGCCGAAAAAAGGTATCGAAAAAGTCGGTATGGTCGGCATCGAAAATACCTTTTTGGTAACCCCGGCCGGGGGTGTTTGCATCACCGGCGATCATCCCGGCCTCATGCCGGTATATTGA
- a CDS encoding flavodoxin family protein: MRITIFNGSPHKEAGNTHIMVEAFTAGAREAGAKIENIFLADQEINPCIGCLACWVKTPGRCIHRDAMDQLLPKIVESDVIGFATPLYIDNASGITKNFMDRCIPLVDPHMETDAHGETRHVRIHEKPRYVLAISNCGFPEQSHFEVLRVLFQRIARNMDCRLLAEIYRSGGTLLSTTDQELRPFIEQYKVLLHAAGKEAVTHLGLSHDTITRLEQPLLPNPDYAKIYRERINQWFDEKLAEAGDL, encoded by the coding sequence ATGCGCATCACCATCTTTAACGGCAGCCCGCACAAAGAAGCGGGTAACACCCACATCATGGTCGAAGCCTTCACGGCCGGCGCCCGGGAAGCAGGTGCGAAGATCGAAAACATCTTTCTGGCAGACCAGGAAATCAACCCCTGCATCGGCTGCCTGGCCTGCTGGGTAAAAACCCCCGGGCGCTGTATCCATCGCGATGCCATGGACCAATTGCTGCCCAAAATTGTCGAGTCGGACGTGATCGGCTTCGCCACCCCCTTGTACATTGACAACGCCAGCGGCATCACGAAAAATTTCATGGACCGCTGCATCCCCTTGGTCGATCCGCACATGGAAACCGATGCGCACGGTGAGACCCGCCACGTCCGGATTCACGAAAAACCCCGTTACGTGCTGGCCATCTCCAACTGCGGGTTCCCCGAGCAGAGTCATTTTGAAGTGCTGCGGGTGCTTTTCCAACGCATAGCGCGTAACATGGACTGTCGCCTGCTGGCGGAAATCTACCGCAGCGGCGGCACTCTGCTATCCACCACCGATCAGGAACTGCGTCCCTTCATCGAACAATACAAGGTGCTGCTGCATGCGGCGGGCAAGGAAGCTGTCACCCATCTCGGTCTGTCTCACGATACGATCACAAGGCTGGAACAGCCTCTGTTGCCAAATCCCGATTATGCAAAGATATACCGTGAGCGGATCAATCAGTGGTTCGATGAAAAATTGGCGGAAGCAGGTGATTTGTAG
- a CDS encoding DUF1858 domain-containing protein: MKKHIINGEMKIWDVIQDYPETYGIFRQFGYPDIRKGDTAVTSHFMKLRTAAHAYHIDLDKLLEALNDAIAGHDRGACATRH; the protein is encoded by the coding sequence ATGAAAAAACACATCATCAACGGCGAGATGAAGATCTGGGATGTCATTCAGGATTACCCTGAAACCTACGGCATATTCCGGCAATTCGGCTATCCGGATATTCGCAAGGGAGACACTGCCGTCACATCCCATTTCATGAAATTACGCACAGCCGCCCATGCCTATCATATCGATCTGGACAAATTGCTTGAAGCGCTGAATGACGCGATCGCCGGGCACGACCGGGGCGCGTGCGCCACACGCCACTAA
- a CDS encoding 3'-5' exonuclease → MSLENIQQQVAGCDTREGVVVLDFETSGMSPVQGDRAIEIGAVRIVGGQIADRFQSLMNPGCRISSFIESFTGISNAMVQAAPPATQVMAAFHDFIGDAPLVAHNASFDRRFLDAELQRIDRCRRQEFACSLLVARRVYPDSPNHKLATLVSYKGLPTDGCFHRALADAEMTAHLWLRMAADLQDAYGFSQVPFALMSALARQKKNRVAAFLRERALEMRGM, encoded by the coding sequence TTGTCTTTAGAAAATATACAGCAGCAGGTGGCTGGGTGTGATACTCGCGAGGGCGTCGTGGTGCTCGATTTCGAGACCAGCGGCATGTCGCCCGTGCAGGGTGACCGGGCCATCGAAATCGGCGCTGTGCGCATCGTGGGTGGGCAAATCGCCGACCGGTTTCAGAGCTTGATGAACCCGGGATGTCGGATCAGTAGCTTTATCGAGAGTTTTACCGGCATCAGTAACGCCATGGTGCAGGCCGCCCCGCCCGCCACGCAGGTCATGGCAGCTTTTCACGATTTTATCGGTGATGCGCCGCTGGTCGCGCACAATGCGTCTTTTGACCGGCGTTTCCTCGATGCCGAACTGCAGCGTATCGACCGTTGCCGGCGGCAGGAGTTCGCCTGTTCTCTGCTGGTGGCTCGCCGTGTCTACCCCGATTCGCCCAACCATAAGCTGGCTACCCTGGTGTCCTATAAGGGGCTGCCTACCGACGGTTGTTTTCACCGGGCGCTGGCCGATGCGGAAATGACCGCTCATCTGTGGCTGCGCATGGCGGCGGACCTTCAGGATGCCTACGGTTTTTCCCAGGTGCCGTTTGCCTTGATGAGCGCATTGGCAAGACAGAAAAAAAATCGGGTGGCTGCGTTTTTGCGGGAACGGGCGCTGGAGATGCGGGGAATGTAA
- the msrA gene encoding peptide-methionine (S)-S-oxide reductase MsrA, producing MKRHWLRTLFFTPLIFMVGIAMAATGPNQGANMTDQDKKQMVATFAGGCFWCVESDFEKIPGVTEVISGYSGGHVANPSYKQVSAGGTGHVEAVQVHYHPAEVGYEQLLDVLWRHIDPTDAGGQFVDRGSQYRSVIFYHDEQQRGIAEKSKQALQRSGRFDKPIVTEILPFKAFFVAEDYHQDYYKNHPIRYKYYRWNSGRDQFLEKVWSKEIMNKNSGSDNPRYNKPDDASLRDTLTPLQYKVTQKEGTEPPFKNAYWDNKEAGIYVDIVSGEPLFSSLDKYTSGTGWPSFVRPLVSENIVEREDRKLFSVRTEVRSRYGDSHLGHVFNDGPPPTGLRYCINSAALRFIPVEQLEKQGYGEFLERFK from the coding sequence ATGAAACGACACTGGCTCAGGACTTTGTTTTTCACTCCGTTGATCTTCATGGTCGGCATCGCCATGGCGGCTACCGGCCCGAACCAAGGAGCGAACATGACCGATCAAGATAAAAAGCAAATGGTGGCAACCTTTGCCGGGGGATGTTTCTGGTGCGTGGAATCCGATTTTGAAAAAATCCCCGGCGTCACCGAGGTCATATCGGGCTATAGCGGCGGCCACGTGGCGAACCCCAGCTATAAACAGGTATCCGCCGGTGGTACCGGGCATGTCGAAGCCGTGCAGGTTCACTACCACCCCGCCGAGGTCGGCTATGAACAATTGCTGGATGTGTTGTGGCGACATATCGATCCGACGGATGCCGGCGGGCAGTTCGTCGACCGAGGCTCGCAATACCGCTCCGTGATCTTTTATCATGACGAGCAACAGCGCGGCATCGCCGAAAAATCCAAACAGGCCCTGCAGCGATCGGGACGCTTCGATAAACCCATCGTGACGGAAATACTGCCCTTCAAGGCCTTTTTCGTCGCCGAAGATTACCACCAGGACTATTACAAAAATCACCCCATACGCTACAAGTACTACCGCTGGAATTCGGGACGCGACCAGTTCCTGGAAAAAGTCTGGAGTAAAGAAATAATGAACAAAAATTCCGGTTCGGATAACCCTCGTTACAACAAACCGGACGATGCCAGCCTGCGCGACACCCTGACCCCGCTACAGTACAAGGTCACCCAGAAGGAAGGTACCGAACCGCCGTTTAAAAACGCCTACTGGGACAACAAGGAGGCTGGCATCTATGTCGACATCGTCTCGGGCGAACCCTTGTTCAGCTCCCTGGACAAGTACACATCGGGAACCGGCTGGCCGAGCTTCGTCCGCCCCCTGGTGAGCGAAAACATTGTCGAACGTGAAGACCGTAAACTCTTTTCGGTACGCACCGAAGTCCGTAGCCGTTACGGCGATTCGCACCTGGGACACGTCTTCAACGATGGCCCGCCGCCGACCGGCCTGCGTTACTGCATCAACTCGGCGGCCCTGCGCTTCATCCCCGTCGAGCAGCTGGAAAAGCAAGGCTACGGCGAATTCCTCGAGCGCTTTAAATAA
- a CDS encoding DUF4870 domain-containing protein translates to MEEVKDVTVNQESKNMALLIWIGTIFFGFIPGLVFYLIKKEDAYVLSQSKEALNWSITAAIAMLIGGVLTAILVGFLILPAVWICNVVFCIMGAIACSNGKDFKVPWTLRLIK, encoded by the coding sequence ATGGAAGAGGTAAAGGACGTGACCGTAAATCAGGAATCAAAAAATATGGCGTTGCTTATATGGATCGGCACCATATTTTTCGGTTTTATTCCCGGGTTGGTATTTTATTTGATTAAAAAAGAGGATGCCTATGTCCTGAGCCAGTCGAAAGAGGCCTTGAACTGGTCGATCACTGCGGCAATCGCCATGCTCATCGGCGGCGTCCTGACGGCCATATTGGTCGGTTTTCTGATCCTGCCCGCCGTTTGGATCTGTAACGTGGTGTTTTGCATCATGGGGGCAATCGCCTGTTCCAATGGTAAAGACTTCAAGGTGCCCTGGACCCTGCGCCTGATCAAGTAA
- a CDS encoding serine/threonine protein kinase yields the protein MTCDPHPFQTLTPGFVMDAVESQGYLCDCRTLALNSYENRVYQVGIEGQDPLVAKFYRPERWTDIQIHEEHQFCFELIEHELPVVAPLVNAEGESLFSFGGFRFALYPRRGGHAPELDNPDNLLILGRLMGRIHAVGAVRPFEARPCLDSNSFGHDAVAVVSERYVPQEFKGHYDALTRDLLQGIEDILSRSGQVQYIRTHGDCHPGNILWRDGGPHFVDFDDARMAPAVQDLWMMLSGDRAAKTAQLSEILDGYTEFNDFDARELQLVEALRSLRIIHFTAWLAQRWEDPAFPPSFPWFNTPRYWGDHILELREQIAAVQEPALQV from the coding sequence ATGACCTGTGACCCGCACCCTTTTCAGACCTTGACGCCCGGTTTCGTCATGGATGCTGTGGAAAGTCAGGGCTATCTTTGCGACTGCCGGACCCTGGCATTGAACAGTTATGAAAACCGGGTTTACCAGGTCGGTATCGAAGGGCAGGATCCTCTGGTGGCAAAGTTCTACCGTCCCGAGCGCTGGACGGACATCCAGATACATGAAGAACACCAGTTTTGTTTCGAGCTGATCGAGCACGAATTGCCGGTGGTTGCGCCACTGGTCAACGCGGAGGGGGAAAGCCTTTTTTCCTTCGGCGGATTTCGTTTCGCCTTGTATCCGCGGCGGGGCGGGCATGCACCGGAGTTGGACAATCCGGATAATCTGTTGATCCTGGGGCGGCTCATGGGGCGTATTCATGCGGTCGGGGCGGTGCGTCCCTTCGAAGCCCGTCCGTGTCTCGATAGCAACAGCTTCGGTCATGATGCCGTTGCTGTGGTGAGTGAGCGGTATGTGCCGCAGGAGTTTAAGGGGCATTACGATGCGTTGACCCGTGATCTGCTGCAGGGGATCGAGGACATTCTATCTCGTAGCGGACAGGTGCAATACATCCGCACCCATGGCGATTGTCACCCCGGCAATATCCTGTGGCGCGACGGCGGGCCGCATTTCGTCGATTTCGACGATGCGCGCATGGCTCCGGCGGTACAGGATCTGTGGATGATGTTGTCCGGCGACCGGGCCGCTAAAACAGCGCAACTTTCTGAAATTTTAGACGGATATACGGAATTCAACGATTTCGATGCGCGGGAATTGCAGCTTGTCGAAGCACTCCGTAGTCTGCGCATCATACACTTTACCGCCTGGCTGGCACAGCGCTGGGAGGATCCGGCTTTTCCACCGAGCTTCCCCTGGTTCAACACGCCGCGTTACTGGGGTGATCACATCCTGGAACTGCGCGAGCAGATCGCGGCTGTGCAGGAACCGGCGTTGCAGGTGTGA